The Bubalus kerabau isolate K-KA32 ecotype Philippines breed swamp buffalo chromosome 14, PCC_UOA_SB_1v2, whole genome shotgun sequence genome segment AAGACCGGTGCCTACGAGGGGAACCCTCAGTGGGACCCGGACGTGTGATGCTGCCAGCAGGCACCCACCCTTCTCCCACCCCAAGAGGCGTTCTGCCTTCCCCTCCAGTCCCccgcctccacccccaccactggCCTTCTTCTCAATAAAGTGACCTCTTGCTTCAAGCCTGGGGGTTTTCTTTGTGCGAGCTGGGGCTGCCTCTTCAGGATCCTCCCCTCCTGCGCAGCTCACAGGGCCTTAGGGAGCCTGCCAGGAAGCAATGGGGAGTTTGGGTTGGAAGATGGTAGTAGTGGGACTGAGCCTGACAAGCAGTCAGGCATCTAGGACATGTGTGGGACACACTGCCTTTCAAGGTCAGTAGAAGTGCTGACCAATGAGCAGAATCCATGATTCAGAATCTGATTGGTCCAGTCTGGGCCAGATGCCCTTTCTAGTCCAATCACAAATGAGACAAGGACACAGCCAAAGGTCAAGCCCTGTGTCTTCTGGTGGACTCCACTCcccagagttgctgctgctgcgccCCGGGCCAGAGCTCAAGGCCTGCTGGAGGACAGACCCACGGTGCCCCTGGAGCATGCTCCTGCCTGACTTGTGTGGCCCCAGTTCCATGTTCTCTGAGCAGTGGGTGTTTTTGCTTCCTGGGTGTTGGAGGCTGCTGTGGGAGCAGAGAAGTCACTTCGGTTTCCTGTCAGGGTTTTTCCTCAGGGCCATGCTCAACATGACCCTGGTCTGGTCTTTGTGCATCATGCCAGCTTAGTGTCTCTGGAACCAGGACCACCTGCATAATTTGCAGGGCCccatgcaaaatgaaaatgcagaagtCCTTGTTAAAAAGTTATCAATTTCCAGATGGCAGCACTAGAGCATTAAACAAGCACTGGCTCCTGGACTTCATGTCACATGCTCATGACGCTGGCCCTGCCTGGAACCCTGGCTAGCATTGCTCACTTTTTGGCTGCCAGCATCTCTGCCCATCTCTGGAGTGGAGTCCAGAAGCTAGGCGAATGGCTTTAGGCAATCCCAGGGAGCAATTGTTGTTCATGGCTCAAGGCTAGGAACCCCTACTTCTCAGGAGGGGTTCTACCAGGAGATGGGCTCAAGAGGTTGGGCAGAACCCAGCTGCGGAGGTACTGGGATAGGTTGGGGGTCAGTGCAGCAAGGGAGGTATGGAGTGTGAAATGTGAGCCAGGGGCTTGGCTGCCTGGGTGAGTGCCTGTGACCAAGCCAGGCCTGGGATGCCCAGGCTGTCTGTCAGATGTGGACAGGGGCTAGAAAGGCATGCCAGCTGCCTGGGCTCCCAAAGCTTGGGCTCCACTCGGTCAGTCAGTGAGACTTTAGGGTGGGCTTTGTTTCCACCCAGTGACCCAAAGCCTCTTCCCACTTGGAGCTGATGACCTAAGGGTGACCCAGGTTGAAGCACCTACTCTGCTGACAAAGTGGCTGGAGGACGGTGGTGTTCCTTCAGCTAGGGGATCAGGGCTTTGCAAGGATTCAGCATTTGAGCTGATACAAGAAGTTGCGATCTTGTGGAGCTCTGGGGGAGAGACTTCTGGGAAGAGCGGGTGTGAGGTGCAATGCAGGGTAGAACTGGACGTGTAGGAGAAGCCATGAGAAGACAGGCTGGGCTGAGGAAGGGGACCCACCGGGGCCTCGGGAAATCACTGGGGAGTTGTAAGCACAGATGCACTGCCATCTGAGGGTGTGGGGAAGGACCAGGAGGCTGTAGGAATTGTGCAGGGAGAGAAGGGCACAGGGGAACAGAGAGGATCATGGGCAGGTCTGAGCCCCATTGAGGCCATAGCAGACAGGATTTGCAGGAGGGCTGGATGCAGGCTGGAAAGGAATCCAGGGTGGGACTTCAGCTGGGCAGGTGGAACAGTGAAGGAAGGATTCAAGGGTGGAGGACAAGTGGATACAAACAAGCACCCTGATCTCGGGTGCTTCAAACAGCAATGATGTACTTGTTGTCATGGTTTTGTGGGCTGGCTGGGCTCAGCTGTGCGGTTCCACTCCATATGTGTAGCTGCAATTGCTCATATGGCTGCATCAGCTGGGATCTCAGTTGGGGCCAGAATGTCCAAGATGACCCCCATCCTCCAGGGCCTCTTTTCAAGTGATGTCTCAATATTCAGCAGACTATCTTGCTGCTGGTTTGCAAGAGGGAGTGTTATAAGAGGACAAGACCCAGTGGGCCATCGTGTGCACCATCTGCATGCATCATTCATACTACATCCCAATGGAGAAGCAAGTCATGTGGCCAAACCCAGAGCCAGAATGGGAAGGGTCTACCAAATGTCTGAACACCAGCAGGATCCTGGGAGCCACGAATGTAAGTAGTCCACCACAGTCCACCGTCTGGCTCCTCCCAAGACCTCCAGCATCTCCTCCCATCCCAGAACTCAGCTCAGACTGCAAGTCCAAGATCTTGCATCTAAGTCAAGTCCACATACAGATGAGGTTTCTCAGGTGTCCTTTCTTGGGTGTGGCCCTCTCAGGGGTCACTGTCCTTCGCTGCCCAGTACCAATGTCTTGAGGcccattgtttcatttattttgtccagttttgaaaaaatatttatttttggctgcattgggtccttgttgctgtgtgtgggctttctttagttgtggagagcaggggctactctctagttgcggtgctcaggcttctcattgcagtaccttctcttgttgcagagtatgggctctagggtgccagactttagtagttgtggcttgtgagctacagaacacaggctcagtggctgtgttgcatggacttagttgctctgtggtgtgtgggatcctttgggaccagggatcgaacccgtgtcccctgcaaggcagattcctcaccactggaccaccagggaagccctattttgtcCCGCTCTCTAGTTGTTCCAGGTAGGGTGGTAAATCTGGTTCTTGTCTGCACTCTGTGCTGGAAGTGACAGCCACCTTAGTTCCTCTGGAGCTCAACTAGTCTGATGCTTAAGTCAAGGCCTGACCCTCACCACCCTCTGCACTTTGGCTGCAGAGCTGGGAGCCTGCCTCAGTGCAGGCGACCAAGGGGCTGGGCCTTCAGCAGCTAGACAAAACTCTCTGCCCCTTGCTGTCCTCCCTCTGGGGCGTCAGTAGAGCTGAACCACAGccatcccacccccagcccttcaGTGCTTGCTGCTCCTACATTTCCACACCAGGTCCTGGGCCCGCTGCTGCGTTTCCTCCCTGCTGTGTGATCCCTGCTCACCACTGGCCAAAGGTCTAACCATCGGACCTCGGCCTTCTGCTTCGGCCTGTCTGAGTTCCGCCTGCACCATGGATGGGTCCTCGCTGCCAGCCAGGCAGTAGGCAAGTCTGCCCAAGTTCCTGCTGCCTGCCTTCTTGGACTGTTTGTTCCTGACGCCTGTCTGGGTTCTCCAAGAGGGAACCACTGAGGCAGCAGTGTGAGGACATGCCCCTTGGTCAACCCcgaggaggaaagagaggaagcaggagggCCGAGGCCAGCCCAGCACCCTGCGAGGGCTGAGGCATCAGAATGGCTCACCAGAGACGTCACGCATCAGGCTGAGATGCCAGGCCTTTGCGTCCTGCATTGATCAGCCATTGGGAGCTGGCCACCACTAgaaggctgggatgtggggccaGGGGCAACCCCTGGAGCCTCTGACAGCTAGAGGTGTCCCCCATAGGCAATGGAGCCAGAGTCCTTCCCAGGAGGACAATAGAGACCATGTGTCATGTGTGCACCCCAGAGAAAAGTCCCAGGAGTGGCAATGGGGAGTGGGACATAGGCCAGCAAGTGTTCAGAAGACTGACCAGTGTCCTTGGTGAGGAAGTGTGGTCTCAGGTTCCTGTGAGAGTGAGAAGGTAAACGGGCAGCAGAGAGAAGGCCACAAGCCTGGTCCTCAGTCTGGGGAGACCGGGGGAGGAGCCTGCTCCAGGCCATGGGCACGAAGTTCCAGAGCAGATGTTGAATGAAAGTGGCAATCCCATGGCAAAGTCAGGGAAGCGAGCATACGGGGCCCACACTGTATCAGGAAGTACAGGCTGCCAGGCCACCACCCACCAAGCCTCTCTGCAGTGCAGGCGGGATGGCAGCCGGCTGCCCGCTGCCAGAGCCGACCTTGGTGGCCCCGGTGCTGGCCTTCCTCTGGTCACCTTCGCCCTCCTCCCCAGGGCTCACTCTGCCCCTGCTCTGGAGTCTCCTTTAAAACTCCCCAAAGAACACTCCTGGACTCAAGTGCCCGGTGACTTGATCGGGCAGACACTGTGTTAACACGTGGAACTCGGACACAGAGGTGTTTCAATTCTCTGGGAGTTACAGCTCAGGCTGAGGATGAGAGACAGAGACTGTGAGCAGTTCTGGCAGCTGGATCCCTTGGACTGAGGAGGGACCTGGGCCACTTTGGGGAGGCTGGCCTCTCCAATAGCCAGCTGGAGACCCTGGACACAGCAGGCTAAGGGGATGTTCCTGCCCAAAAAGGAAGCAGGCAGGGTCTGGTGGGACTTCCTGGTATCCCCAGGCAGGGCTAGATTGACTCACAGCAGGAGGCAGGGGGTCTCTGATACAACAGCCAGACCCACCTGCTCCCATGTCTTTATTTCCTAAGAGAAAAGTGCCATTTTGTGATGGGGGGAGGGACAGAAAGGAGGCCAGATTGGCTGTGAACTGGTCTTAGGTGATGGTGGTGACAGGCACACAGTCTGACGCGCTACACTTTTGTGCATATCTAATATTTTCTATaatgaaatgtaaaaagaaacaaaacaaacccccAAACCTGAATTTGCATATTTGTTGTTTAATGTCTTTTCTGGTGAAGCCTCATTTCTTGTGTACTAAGATACCTGCGAGTCTCCCGCTAAAGTTTGACTTTTTGGTTACCTGGGACCTGCCAGGCCTCACATGCCTAGAagcagaggcaggcagaggaacAGAACCAACACCAAATCCTTCCCATCTGACATGGATGAGGAGCTGCTGCTGCAATGTGAAGCAGGACAGGGCAACTGAGACCTTCAGGCTGAGAGGCTCCTCGGGGCGCAGCATGTGCATACACCTGGGGTGCTGGAGTGCGCGGAACCACTGGGTCTGCCACTGAGACCCCAGTCTCTTCTTCTGCAGCAAGGCCCCTTATACCTCCAGCTCCCAGTGGAAGACTCATGGTGGCCTGAGGGAAGGGGCTGCAACTTTCCAAAAGTGTTAGTATCTCCAACTGTCCTTTCCCAGTCTCTCCCTGGTGGGCTGGACCCGATCGTGGGGCACAGTGACCTCAACCTCAGGGTGCCTGAAAGGAGGCAGGCAAGGAGGACTAAGTAACTGCTCACGGGCCCCATGTGTGCTCCACACCACGGCCGTTCTGGACTGATGGCCAGGGCCTAGGCCCAGCTGCCCCTCCCTGCTGGGCACCCCAGGGGCTGCAGGCTCTACCCACACGAGGGCAAGCAAGGGCGGCCCAGACGATCCCCTTGGGAGCGCCTGGCCGCGGGACACATGTGTCGGTGCTCTGACACCTCCCTGTCATCAAGAGCGTTGGGAGCCAGGGGATGGGAAATTGACAGAGAGGCAGGAACTGGCACCAGGAGCCGGGGAAGGAGAAACAGAGAAGTTGGCTGAAGGAAGACAGAAATGAGGGAAAAGTAGAGGGCGATGGAGGAATGGGACTGAGGAAAGAGGTGGCGGAGTGGGGCCAAAGGGTGGGCCAGGGGAGTGAAAGAGGACGAGGTGGAGGAATAAAAGCGCATGACAGACGACCGGGCGATGGGACCAACGGAAGGGGATAGGGACGCGGTCCGACTGCAGTGTTGGGGCGGACTTTGCGGGAGGTGGGGAGCTCCGGCTGAAGGGACTGCGCCTGGCACGTCCCGCTGGCGCCCCGAGGGTTCGCCCGGTAATTAGGCCTCGGTCCAGATGGGCCCCCAGTCCCGCAATCAAAATGCTAATTGGCCCCGTGCCTCCGGCTGCGCCTCCGCTGGGCCCCCCGGGAAGGGGCAGAGATGAACCGCTCGGCCGAGGGGgatccctgcccccgcccccactgcGGTCCCGCCTGCTGCGGCTCCGCGATAAGGGGGCGGCCGCGTCCTGCCCCCGTCCCTCAGGAGCACCAGCCACGCAAGATGAATATCCCGCCGCCGCCACAAAGCAGGCCTGCGGTCCCTGCCGCGCCCCGCGCCGGGCCGGTTCGCTCACAGCCACGCTCGCTCGGCTCCTCTGTTGCGACGCTAGGTGAAGCCGAGAGATCCGCGGGCGGCGGCGAGCCGCCGAAAGCGCGCCTCCGGAGAGGCCCTCCCGCCGCGCACCCGGCCGGGTCCGCGGGCCCGACCAGCAGCCTCGCACAAGGTCACCGCTCGCCGCGACGGGTGCGCGCGCCCCCGCCTCGCACGCGCTCCAGGCTGGGGCGCGCCCGCACACTCCCGGGGCCGCCCCTGCGACCTTGGTCCCCAGAGACAGCGGGCCGCGTGGGGGCGGGCTCGGAGCAGGGAGACCCGAGCCACGGGCGGGGGCGCGTGAGGGGACAATGGCGGCGCTGGGCCCTAATTGGGGACATATGTCCCCGCGCGCGGCCATTGTGCGGCCCGGAACTCCCCGCACCCCCGCGCCAGCCATTGGTCGCTGGGCCTGACGTCATGCGGGCTGCAAACTCTGGGCGGGCGGCCGGGGGAAGGGTTATCCGCCTGGTTGCGGGGCCGCGTCGGGGAGCTGCAGGCGCGCGGGAGGGCGGAAAACCACCAGTGAAACCGAATTTCTGGAGCAAGGGCAGAGCAGCCCCTCTCCGCTTTCACACTCCGCTCGCTGCATCGCCGCTGCGCTCGACCTCCGCCCCTTGGGGGAAGGGCGGGGGTGCAGAAGGCCTCTCCAGCGGGCACGGGGTCAGCCCGGGTGACCAAGCGGCGGGGACACACTGCGACACGGGGTGCGCGCAGCACTTCCACACGGCGCTTTCGCTGCCTCAGCATTCGCTGCTTCTCCGCTCgcctcccccacctgcccccgCAGATCCCTCGCCTCCACACCCGACAGCTGGGCTGGCCGGACCGACCATTCTGGGGTCCGCCCTGTGTTCTTCCCTCAAAGATCCCGAGTCCGGGCTCGTGGGCCCCAGGCCTGCTTCCACCTCTCCTCCCACGCCGCACAATGCTGCGGACGTCTGGGCCTCCGTTCCCGGAGCCTCTCGGGGGAACTCCACACGAGCTGGAGCCGCGGCATCCCCAAGACCCCTCCCAGGAGACCCTAGCGGGGGCCAGGCCCCGCGCAGCCATTTCCGCcgtcctctcccccatccctccctccccctgctgTCGCTCCTGGGCTTTAAAAGCCGGAGGCTGGGCCGGGCCGCAGGCAGAGGCGGCCGCGGGCGCAGGAGGCTGGGTCCGGGAGCTGTCCGAGAGCCGAGCCCCGCCCCCGgagcccccatccctccctcccaccttccctcgGCCCGCCTTCCCCGAGCACCCCTCCCCCCCAggacccccgccccccgcccgccgccgtcgccgccgccgccgccgctcgcTCCGGCTGCAGAACAATAAAGCAAGGCTCCCAGAGACCCCCGCAGAGGACCCCCGCCCGGCGGCCGAGCCCCCGCGGCCCGCCCCTCGCCGCTCCCTCTGGCTGTGCGCGCCCGGTCGCTGGCCGAGGTGCTGGCCGGGCCGGCGCTGGCCGCGGTGCTGAAGCTGCCGGCGctaccgccgccgccgccttctCCAGGCCCCGCGCCGCTACCTCTGGGGGCATGGGGGGTCGCTGACTGAAGCTCCGCCGCGGCggcgggggggaggggaagggggccgCGGAGCCGGGCCAGCCCTGCACCCACTCGCAGCCTCCGGGCCCGGGACGGAGCCgctccccccctccccgcccccccagcctcctcccccgCCTGTCCAGGGGCGGCACTGCGGGCTGGGAAGCCGGGaccagaggaggaaaggaaggaaggaaggaagagaagagagaagagaagagcagTGAAGAatagaagaagagaaggaaggaaggagaaaaagaggggTCCGGAGCAGCAGAGGAGGAAACGCAGGACGGGCAGGCAGGAGAGAGGACGGCACCGCGCGGCAGCATCCAGAGGCCAGAGTGGGGACCCGTGCTGCCTCAGCCGCTCCTCGGATGGTGACGGGGCCCCGCCGCGGCCGCAGCCCCCCCGCGTCCCGGCTCCGCAGGCCCGCAGCGCCGGAGCCCCGCAGGAATCATGCCCAGATCCTTCCTGGTCAAGAAGGTCAAACTTGACACATTCTCCTCGGCAGACCTCGAGAGCTCCTACGGGCGCGCCCGGAGCGACCTCGGCGTGCGACTGCAGGAGAAAGGTGCGAGTTGGGATGGGGCTGGGGGCGGCGGGCGAGGGGCTCAGTGCTGGAAGGAGTAGAGGGTCAGAGAGTGGGGCTGGAGGGACCAGGAGCCCCAGGCTATAGGCTCGGAGGAATCAGaaccagcaggaggcagtgtCTGAAGCGGACTTgggaggggatggggatgggggtggggagaggggaacgCAGAGGTAGGCCAGAACGGAGCCAAGGCTGGGCAGAGAGAACATGGATGCAGGAAAGAATGTGGGGAACAGGGGTCAGGAACAGGAGGAACACACTGACCCGCGCCCTGACCAATACAGAATGGACCCTGCTGCCATGTCAGGAACCAGCAATGTATGCAAACCACACTCAGAAACAGCCTGCCTCAGAACcctcttcttttctttggctgcacctCTAGCCCCTCCTTCTAGGGCCAGCAGGGAAGTGCTAGGAGCTCCAGGGAGTAGCCATGTGGTCCAGTGGGGGCCGCCCACCTGTCAAGGCAGAGGCAGTAGCAGTGCCCCCGTCCCTGGAGCAGGGTCAGGGAGAAGGGTGTGGGAAGGTGGGCTGTGGGCAGGGAAGTCCAAGTGCTGGAGGCAGGGGGAGGCTCTTTGTGCTAGGGCGCCCAAATTCAAGGACAATTGCTAGCAAGTGGGCAAGGGGGCTGGGAGTGCCAGCAGCCTGGGGTGGAAAAACAAGTGTGACCTGCAGGAGCATAAGCCTGTGTTCGAGCCTGTGTGCACATGTGACTGCGTGTAGCCATGTGACTATGTGCACTTGTGTGTGACCCTGTATCAGTGTGTGCCTGTCTGTGTGCCACTACATGGGACCATGTGACTCTGAGGCCGCTATGTGCCCATGTGACTGGCAACCCCAGCTGAGAGTGTGTCTGGTTGGCTACATGTCTGACCCTGCGTGAGTAGGTGGTGCAGGCCTGGCTCAGGGTGCGGCCCACCCGGAGGGGACTCCAGAATTGACAGAGTCTGAGAGGCTGAGGGTAACTCTGAAGAAGCCAGACTCTGCATCGTGTGGGGTGTGTATTTGTGACTTTGAGGTTGTGAGATCCATCTCATGCCTTGAGAACAACCGCAGTTGCAGGCATGAATAATGCTGCCTGCCTGCAGCTTGTCCCTGTGAAGGTGTCCGCTGGTGCATGCCCTGGCACTGCCTCCAACACAGTGTCTTCCTGGTCACCTTTCCTGGGGTTCAGGAAGGCCCCACAAAGGATTAGGGCCTGGGGAGAGGGGGTAATGTGGAACAAGGTGGTACCCAACGGTGCAGGATGACGGAAAGGAGTGGTGGGGAGAAACAAGAGTGGATGGAGGGAGACAGGGCTGGAACGGAAGGTGGTCAAATCTAGTGAGTAGTGGGAGACCTGGAAGATGAAAGGGAGGTAGAATTCTCCAGGGCTTGTTGGGAGACCCCGAGCACCAGAACAGGTGAGCATCGAGGCTGGACACAGGCTCTGGGCACGGTGCATGAGCCAGTGGGAACCGTAAGAGCAGGAGCGACGGGGTCCCTGGACAGGCGGTCCTGGCTTTGTGCGCTGCGGTTCTGCAGTGTGTTGCATAATCAAGGAAAACTGCTGAAGTGGGGAGAACccgagggggagggagagggggaggggaggaggggaaggagggcgAGGGAAGCGCCGCCCCTCCCCCCTGACCTTGAAGCTCCGcggaaggtggggggggggggtgggcagcCGCGCCCGAAGATGCGAgtctttccctcctccagcgAGGGCGGGGTGCAGCCCGGCCGGGCCCTGGCtcatctct includes the following:
- the LOC129627270 gene encoding translation initiation factor IF-2-like; translation: MEKQVMWPNPEPEWEGSTKCLNTSRILGATNSWEPASVQATKGLGLQQLDKTLCPLLSSLWGVSRAEPQPSHPQPFSACCSYISTPGPGSNHRTSAFCFGLSEFRLHHGWVLAASQAEHQPRKMNIPPPPQSRPAVPAAPRAGPVRSQPRSLGSSVATLGEAERSAGGGEPPKARLRRGPPAAHPAGSAGPTSSLAQGHRSPRRVRAPPPRTRSRLGRARTLPGPPLRPWSPETAGRVGAGSEQGDPSHGRGRVRGQWRRWALIGDICPRARPLCGPELPAPPRQPLVAGPDVMRAANSGRAAGGRVIRLVAGPRRGAAGAREGGKPPVKPNFWSKGRAAPLRFHTPLAASPLRSTSAPWGKGGGAEGLSSGHGVSPGDQAAGTHCDTGCAQHFHTALSLPQHSLLLRSPPPPAPADPSPPHPTAGLAGPTILGSALCSSLKDPESGLVGPRPASTSPPTPHNAADDPRPPPAAVAAAAAARSGCRTIKQGSQRPPQRTPARRPSPRGPPLAAPSGCARPVAGRGAGRAGAGRGAEAAGATAAAAFSRPRAATSGGMGGR